The sequence ATGTCCTGGACACCGTTAATCGCTCGCTCCATGATCACGAGCGTGGAGTTGACGAGGATCTTGGCACTCGCACCGGGATATGACACCGAGACAATAACGCTCGGCGGCGCGACAGAAGGAAACTGTGAAATGGGCAGCGTTACAATTGCCAGTCCACCGAGAAACAGAATGACCAGTGAGATAACGATGGCCAGGGCTGGCCTGTGGAGTATGCGTGCAAACATGATGTAATGGTGGCGTGGTAGCCGGTGTCACTCGGCGATCAGGAAACAGGAATTCAGCTGGTCTCGAGCGCGAGACCAGTACGGCAGCAGCGACTATTCCGCGTGATACTTCAAGTGCTTCATCACGTCTTCGGGAGCTTCATACTCGTACTCAATCTTTTCGCCGTCACGGACCTGCCGGATACCCTCAAAAATGATTTTGTCATTGATGTCGAGACCATCCTTGATCAAGTAGATGTCATCCTTCTCGCTTGCGATCGTGATGTCTCGTTGGTGGACAACATTGTCCTCATCAACGACGAACGCGTACTTCTTAGCGAGGATTTCATAGGTCGCTCGCTGCGGAATCACAACCGCGTCGTCAACGACACGACTGAGAATAATGGTGCCGGTCTGACCATGCCGGAGGACTCGGTCGGGACTTTCAAAGTCTGCTCGAAAGGAGATGTTCCCCGTTTCGTTATTAAAGTCCGCTTCAATCGCACCGATCTTGCCTTCACGAGGATACATCTCACCATTGGCGAGCCGGAGATTCACCTTCAGTTGGTCTTTTTCCGCGTCGGCTTGGTAGGCGAGATAGTTTCGCTCGGGCACGTTGAAGTACACCCATAACAAACTGTTGTCCGAGAGCGTCGTCAGCACATCGCCATCATCAATCAGACTGCCGGGCTGAAAGAGTTGCCGATCAACGATGCCGTTAAACGGTGCCTTGATGTCCGCAAAATCCATCTCAGCCTGGGCCAGCATCACCTCAGCCTCAGCTGTCGCTAACTCTGCATTCGCCAAATCTACTTCGGGCTTGGCAACAATATTTTTCTCAAACAGCCGCTTGGTGTTGTCGCGTTTGATTCGCATCAACTCTGCGTGCGCCTTGTCTGCGGCAAGCTTGGCTTCATATAGAATGGGGAGGATCTTAAACATGCGATCACCCTTCTGAACTAGCTGTCCCTCTTTGACGTCAATTGATTCGAGATACCCACCCTCGAGGGCGCACACCTCAATGTGCCGCCACGCATGGACTTGGCAGACATACTCCTGTGTACTCACGACGTCTTCCAGCACTGGACTGGTGACGACAATCTTGTGCTCTATCTCACCTTCTTCGCCGCCTTCGGCATGCTCGCCCTCGCCTGTACCGTGTTCGCCATCAGCGTGCTCACCTTCACCAGTAGAATGCCCACCAACATACTGGTCCTTGAGTTGCTCCATTTTGTCGCACGCAGGCAGACACAGGATGAACAATAGAATAACGAATTGAGTGAACGGTGCGATTTTCATGATGGGTACTTGGGAGGTGCTGACTGGGTCGCGGCCCAGTCGACATGGTAGAAATCGTATTGGGGCAAGGATATCGTTGAGTGTCAAAGACCCTCGTATCCATTCATCTTTTGCCGACCCAGCGAACTTCGGCCGGGCTTGGCACTCTCGGCTGCGGTCGACACGCTGTGCAGAAAAAATGGGCAGTACAAAGCCAGCGACAGGGTGGTGCATTGCGGGATCAGAGAATGTTGGCTGCAATCGAAGGGGCGGATCTGCAAATTGCGGTATCGTGTGCAAAAGTTTGCATGCAATGTTGGTGAATCAATCTGCACCCTAGCCCCGTCGATCTATCTGAGTTGGCAGATGGAAACCGCCAAAACACAATGTTTCTGATTGAAAAAGTGTTCCAGAGGAATCTGTCTCTGCATGAGAACAGGTATCAAACGCAGAAAAAGCAAATTCCGGACCAAACCGAAAGAGGGGGTGTCTGTTAGCTCTTTGGACTCAGTGCTGATCTTCACGGAGCATTGATTTGTGAGCGGCCAGAATCCCCAGCCGAGGATCTTGGCGTGAGGGTTGTTTATTGCCTCGTGCGATGGCGCCTTGTGCGATGGCAATAAGATGCTGAAACGCAAACACGTGTCGTCTCAGCCGAGATAGGCAGCTGCGAGAGATCTCCGGCGGGTGATGGCGCATGCGATCACCGCCGCTCAGTCGGAATCTTTCACGCGTTGGGCGCCCATGCGGGCGGGGCGAGCCAGTTTAGTCGCGGCGCGGCAGGACCCAGTCAGCGCGTGGGAAATGGCAGGTGTAGCCGTGGGGGATACGTTCCAGGTAGTCTTGGTGCTCGGGTTCGGCTTCCCAAAAATCACCCACCGGCTCGACTTCGGTCACAACCTTGCCGGGCCAGACTCCTGCGGCATTGACGTCGGCGATGGTATCGAGTGCGACCTGGCGCTGAGCCTCGTCGACATAGTAAATTGCCGATCGGTAGGAGGTTCCTCGATCATTACCCTGCTGATTGGGAGTCGACGGATCATGGATCTGAAAGAAGAATTCCAGTAGCTTGCGATAGCTGATGACGTCCGGATCGAACAGGATTTCGATAGCCTCGGCATGGGTGCCATGCTGCCGATAGGTTGCGTTGGGGACGTCGCCACCGGAGTAACCGACGCGAGTTTGCTCCACGCCTGGCAGTTTGCGGATGAGGTCTTGCATGCCCCAAAAACACCCGCCGGCGAGCACTGCACGCTGAGTCATCGTTTGGTTCTCTTATTTCAGAGGGGTTGATTCGACAAGCATTGATCGTCGTCCAATCCGCTCTCGCTGGCAATCCCAGCTATCCGAGCAATGCAGGTCCTCGGGCAAATTCCCTGCAAACCGCCCCGGGTTGGGTTAAAATGTCCACAGCCTCTCGCGTTTCGTTGCGACAATATTTGGACGACTTTGCTGGACTTCTTTCCGCCTTACCTTGCCATTGATGATCATGTTCCACCGCTGCCATTTTGATCTTGCATCTGTACTTCGTGGACGCTGCTTGGTGTGGGGGATAGGCATGTTGTCCTGCGTGGCTCTGTTTGGTCCGTCGCCCTCTGCCTGGGCACAGCGACCGGGTAAACCTGCGACACAAAAGCCAAAAGACCCAGCCCTGGAGCCTCGTTCCGAAACGCTGGCCACCAAAGACGGGGTCAATATCACGGTGTATTACTTTCCTTCGGATCAGGGAAAGGATGCCGTTCCAGTGATGATTGTGCATGAGTGGAAAGGACAGGCAGCACCCTATCTGAAATTATGCAACGCGCTGCGTAAAAAGGGATTCGCAGCGATCGTGGTGGAGTACCGCG comes from Allorhodopirellula heiligendammensis and encodes:
- a CDS encoding efflux RND transporter periplasmic adaptor subunit, yielding MKIAPFTQFVILLFILCLPACDKMEQLKDQYVGGHSTGEGEHADGEHGTGEGEHAEGGEEGEIEHKIVVTSPVLEDVVSTQEYVCQVHAWRHIEVCALEGGYLESIDVKEGQLVQKGDRMFKILPILYEAKLAADKAHAELMRIKRDNTKRLFEKNIVAKPEVDLANAELATAEAEVMLAQAEMDFADIKAPFNGIVDRQLFQPGSLIDDGDVLTTLSDNSLLWVYFNVPERNYLAYQADAEKDQLKVNLRLANGEMYPREGKIGAIEADFNNETGNISFRADFESPDRVLRHGQTGTIILSRVVDDAVVIPQRATYEILAKKYAFVVDEDNVVHQRDITIASEKDDIYLIKDGLDINDKIIFEGIRQVRDGEKIEYEYEAPEDVMKHLKYHAE
- the msrA gene encoding peptide-methionine (S)-S-oxide reductase MsrA, encoding MTQRAVLAGGCFWGMQDLIRKLPGVEQTRVGYSGGDVPNATYRQHGTHAEAIEILFDPDVISYRKLLEFFFQIHDPSTPNQQGNDRGTSYRSAIYYVDEAQRQVALDTIADVNAAGVWPGKVVTEVEPVGDFWEAEPEHQDYLERIPHGYTCHFPRADWVLPRRD